A section of the Cervus canadensis isolate Bull #8, Minnesota chromosome 8, ASM1932006v1, whole genome shotgun sequence genome encodes:
- the SFXN2 gene encoding sideroflexin-2 isoform X3, with protein sequence MEADLSDFNIDAPRWDQCTFLGRVKHFFNITDPRTVLVPERELDWAKVMVEQSRMGTVPPGTQVEQLFYAKKLYDSAFHPDTGDKMNVIGRMSFQVPGGMIITGFMLQFYRKDRGRVRKVPRKKRSLNPESRIQPYTKRLGMWMFQAEGQPVQKSRTMPAVIFWQWVNQSFNALVNYTNRNAASPTSVRQMAVSYITATTTAVATAVGMNMLTKRAPPLVGRWVPFAAVAAANCVNIPMMRQQELIQGICVKDRNHNEIGHSRRAAAIGITQVVVSRITMAAPGMILLPVLMERLEKLRFVQRVRVLHAPLQVLLSGCFLIFMVPVACGLFPQQCELPVSYLEPELQDTIKAKYREPVPYVYFNKGL encoded by the exons ATGGAGGCTGACCTGTCTGACTTTAACATTGATGCCCCCCGTTGGGACCAATGCACTTTCCTGGGGCGGGTGAAGCACTTCTTCAATATCACGGACCCCCGCACAGTCCTGGTACCAGAGCGGGAGCTGGACTGGGCCAAAGTGATGGTGGAGCAGAGCAG GATGGGGACTGTGCCCCCGGGCACCCAGGTGGAGCAGCTTTTCTATGCTAAGAAGCTGTACGACTCAGCCTTCCACCCTGACACTGGGGACAAGATGAACGTCATTGGGCGGATGTCCTTCCAGGTCCCCGGCGGCATGATCATCACGGGCTTCATGCTCCAGTTCTACAG GAAGGACAGGGGAAGGGTCAGGAAGGTTCCAAGGAAGAAGAGATCTCTGAATCCAGAGAGCAGGATTCAGCCGTATACCAAGAGGCTGGGGATGTggatgttccaggcagaggggcaaCCTGTGCAGAAGAGCAG GACAATGCCAGCAGTGATCTTCTGGCAGTGGGTGAACCAGTCTTTCAATGCCTTAGTCAACTACACCAACAGGAATGCGGCTTCCCCTACGTCGGTCAG GCAGATGGCTGTTTCCTACATCACAGCCACAACCACCGCAGTGGCCACTGCTGTGGGCATGAACATGTTGACAAAG AGAGCCCCGCCCCTGGTGGGCCGCTGGGTGCCCTTTGCCGCCGTGGCCGCAGCTAACTGTGTCAACATCCCCATGATGCGCCAGCA GGAACTCATCCAGGGAATCTGTGTGAAGGACAGGAACCACAATGAGATCGGTCATTCCCGG AGAGCTGCAGCCATAGGCATCACTCAAGTGGTTGTTTCTCGGATCACCATGGCAGCCCCTGGCATGA TTCTGCTGCCGGTCCtcatggaaagactagagaagcTGCGCTTCGTGCAG AGAGTCCGGGTTCTGCACGCCCCTTTGCAGGTTCTGCTGTCCGGGTGCTT tCTCATCTTCATGGTGCCGGTGGCGTGTGGGCTGTTCCCGCAGCAATG TGAATTGCCGGTTTCCTATCTGGAACCTGAGCTCCAGGACACCATCAAGGCCAAGTACAGAGAACCTGTGCCTTATGTCTACTTCAATAAGGGCCTCTGA
- the SFXN2 gene encoding sideroflexin-2 isoform X1, protein MPLVFGPAPLQEPCQPVLKGQSLELLLGSGLWLPSAICFLPLMGNPGFVCSSLMEADLSDFNIDAPRWDQCTFLGRVKHFFNITDPRTVLVPERELDWAKVMVEQSRMGTVPPGTQVEQLFYAKKLYDSAFHPDTGDKMNVIGRMSFQVPGGMIITGFMLQFYRKDRGRVRKVPRKKRSLNPESRIQPYTKRLGMWMFQAEGQPVQKSRTMPAVIFWQWVNQSFNALVNYTNRNAASPTSVRQMAVSYITATTTAVATAVGMNMLTKRAPPLVGRWVPFAAVAAANCVNIPMMRQQELIQGICVKDRNHNEIGHSRRAAAIGITQVVVSRITMAAPGMILLPVLMERLEKLRFVQRVRVLHAPLQVLLSGCFLIFMVPVACGLFPQQCELPVSYLEPELQDTIKAKYREPVPYVYFNKGL, encoded by the exons ATGCCTTTGGTCTTTGGACCAGCCCCCCTGCAGGAGCCATGTCAGCCTGTCCTTAAAGGACAGAGCCTGGAGCTTCTCCTGGGCTCTG GTCTATGGCTTCCGTCAGCAATATGTTTCCTTCCTCTAATGGGAAATCCTGGCTTTGTTTGCTCAAGTCT GATGGAGGCTGACCTGTCTGACTTTAACATTGATGCCCCCCGTTGGGACCAATGCACTTTCCTGGGGCGGGTGAAGCACTTCTTCAATATCACGGACCCCCGCACAGTCCTGGTACCAGAGCGGGAGCTGGACTGGGCCAAAGTGATGGTGGAGCAGAGCAG GATGGGGACTGTGCCCCCGGGCACCCAGGTGGAGCAGCTTTTCTATGCTAAGAAGCTGTACGACTCAGCCTTCCACCCTGACACTGGGGACAAGATGAACGTCATTGGGCGGATGTCCTTCCAGGTCCCCGGCGGCATGATCATCACGGGCTTCATGCTCCAGTTCTACAG GAAGGACAGGGGAAGGGTCAGGAAGGTTCCAAGGAAGAAGAGATCTCTGAATCCAGAGAGCAGGATTCAGCCGTATACCAAGAGGCTGGGGATGTggatgttccaggcagaggggcaaCCTGTGCAGAAGAGCAG GACAATGCCAGCAGTGATCTTCTGGCAGTGGGTGAACCAGTCTTTCAATGCCTTAGTCAACTACACCAACAGGAATGCGGCTTCCCCTACGTCGGTCAG GCAGATGGCTGTTTCCTACATCACAGCCACAACCACCGCAGTGGCCACTGCTGTGGGCATGAACATGTTGACAAAG AGAGCCCCGCCCCTGGTGGGCCGCTGGGTGCCCTTTGCCGCCGTGGCCGCAGCTAACTGTGTCAACATCCCCATGATGCGCCAGCA GGAACTCATCCAGGGAATCTGTGTGAAGGACAGGAACCACAATGAGATCGGTCATTCCCGG AGAGCTGCAGCCATAGGCATCACTCAAGTGGTTGTTTCTCGGATCACCATGGCAGCCCCTGGCATGA TTCTGCTGCCGGTCCtcatggaaagactagagaagcTGCGCTTCGTGCAG AGAGTCCGGGTTCTGCACGCCCCTTTGCAGGTTCTGCTGTCCGGGTGCTT tCTCATCTTCATGGTGCCGGTGGCGTGTGGGCTGTTCCCGCAGCAATG TGAATTGCCGGTTTCCTATCTGGAACCTGAGCTCCAGGACACCATCAAGGCCAAGTACAGAGAACCTGTGCCTTATGTCTACTTCAATAAGGGCCTCTGA
- the SFXN2 gene encoding sideroflexin-2 isoform X2 has protein sequence MEADLSDFNIDAPRWDQCTFLGRVKHFFNITDPRTVLVPERELDWAKVMVEQSRMGTVPPGTQVEQLFYAKKLYDSAFHPDTGDKMNVIGRMSFQVPGGMIITGFMLQFYRTMPAVIFWQWVNQSFNALVNYTNRNAASPTSVRQMAVSYITATTTAVATAVGMNMLTKRAPPLVGRWVPFAAVAAANCVNIPMMRQQELIQGICVKDRNHNEIGHSRRAAAIGITQVVVSRITMAAPGMILLPVLMERLEKLRFVQRVRVLHAPLQVLLSGCFLIFMVPVACGLFPQQCELPVSYLEPELQDTIKAKYREPVPYVYFNKGL, from the exons ATGGAGGCTGACCTGTCTGACTTTAACATTGATGCCCCCCGTTGGGACCAATGCACTTTCCTGGGGCGGGTGAAGCACTTCTTCAATATCACGGACCCCCGCACAGTCCTGGTACCAGAGCGGGAGCTGGACTGGGCCAAAGTGATGGTGGAGCAGAGCAG GATGGGGACTGTGCCCCCGGGCACCCAGGTGGAGCAGCTTTTCTATGCTAAGAAGCTGTACGACTCAGCCTTCCACCCTGACACTGGGGACAAGATGAACGTCATTGGGCGGATGTCCTTCCAGGTCCCCGGCGGCATGATCATCACGGGCTTCATGCTCCAGTTCTACAG GACAATGCCAGCAGTGATCTTCTGGCAGTGGGTGAACCAGTCTTTCAATGCCTTAGTCAACTACACCAACAGGAATGCGGCTTCCCCTACGTCGGTCAG GCAGATGGCTGTTTCCTACATCACAGCCACAACCACCGCAGTGGCCACTGCTGTGGGCATGAACATGTTGACAAAG AGAGCCCCGCCCCTGGTGGGCCGCTGGGTGCCCTTTGCCGCCGTGGCCGCAGCTAACTGTGTCAACATCCCCATGATGCGCCAGCA GGAACTCATCCAGGGAATCTGTGTGAAGGACAGGAACCACAATGAGATCGGTCATTCCCGG AGAGCTGCAGCCATAGGCATCACTCAAGTGGTTGTTTCTCGGATCACCATGGCAGCCCCTGGCATGA TTCTGCTGCCGGTCCtcatggaaagactagagaagcTGCGCTTCGTGCAG AGAGTCCGGGTTCTGCACGCCCCTTTGCAGGTTCTGCTGTCCGGGTGCTT tCTCATCTTCATGGTGCCGGTGGCGTGTGGGCTGTTCCCGCAGCAATG TGAATTGCCGGTTTCCTATCTGGAACCTGAGCTCCAGGACACCATCAAGGCCAAGTACAGAGAACCTGTGCCTTATGTCTACTTCAATAAGGGCCTCTGA
- the SFXN2 gene encoding sideroflexin-2 isoform X4 — translation MGRMEADLSDFNIDAPRWDQCTFLGRVKHFFNITDPRTVLVPERELDWAKVMVEQSRMGTVPPGTQVEQLFYAKKLYDSAFHPDTGDKMNVIGRMSFQVPGGMIITGFMLQFYRTMPAVIFWQWVNQSFNALVNYTNRNAASPTSVRQMAVSYITATTTAVATAVGMNMLTKRAPPLVGRWVPFAAVAAANCVNIPMMRQQELIQGICVKDRNHNEIGHSRRAAAIGITQVVVSRITMAAPGMILLPVLMERLEKLRFVQRVRVLHAPLQVLLSGCFLIFMVPVACGLFPQQCELPVSYLEPELQDTIKAKYREPVPYVYFNKGL, via the exons ATGGGCAGGATGGAGGCTGACCTGTCTGACTTTAACATTGATGCCCCCCGTTGGGACCAATGCACTTTCCTGGGGCGGGTGAAGCACTTCTTCAATATCACGGACCCCCGCACAGTCCTGGTACCAGAGCGGGAGCTGGACTGGGCCAAAGTGATGGTGGAGCAGAGCAG GATGGGGACTGTGCCCCCGGGCACCCAGGTGGAGCAGCTTTTCTATGCTAAGAAGCTGTACGACTCAGCCTTCCACCCTGACACTGGGGACAAGATGAACGTCATTGGGCGGATGTCCTTCCAGGTCCCCGGCGGCATGATCATCACGGGCTTCATGCTCCAGTTCTACAG GACAATGCCAGCAGTGATCTTCTGGCAGTGGGTGAACCAGTCTTTCAATGCCTTAGTCAACTACACCAACAGGAATGCGGCTTCCCCTACGTCGGTCAG GCAGATGGCTGTTTCCTACATCACAGCCACAACCACCGCAGTGGCCACTGCTGTGGGCATGAACATGTTGACAAAG AGAGCCCCGCCCCTGGTGGGCCGCTGGGTGCCCTTTGCCGCCGTGGCCGCAGCTAACTGTGTCAACATCCCCATGATGCGCCAGCA GGAACTCATCCAGGGAATCTGTGTGAAGGACAGGAACCACAATGAGATCGGTCATTCCCGG AGAGCTGCAGCCATAGGCATCACTCAAGTGGTTGTTTCTCGGATCACCATGGCAGCCCCTGGCATGA TTCTGCTGCCGGTCCtcatggaaagactagagaagcTGCGCTTCGTGCAG AGAGTCCGGGTTCTGCACGCCCCTTTGCAGGTTCTGCTGTCCGGGTGCTT tCTCATCTTCATGGTGCCGGTGGCGTGTGGGCTGTTCCCGCAGCAATG TGAATTGCCGGTTTCCTATCTGGAACCTGAGCTCCAGGACACCATCAAGGCCAAGTACAGAGAACCTGTGCCTTATGTCTACTTCAATAAGGGCCTCTGA